Part of the Musa acuminata AAA Group cultivar baxijiao chromosome BXJ2-7, Cavendish_Baxijiao_AAA, whole genome shotgun sequence genome is shown below.
GATTTTGGAAAAAATATGAATCATATAGGGTGAAAATGGGGTTTGGAGATGTATGCCAATGTTGTCATGCATGTTAGACGAAGCTGTTTGCATATCTTGCTTGCTAATTTCCCCATTTATTAAAGGGTTGGGCAAATGTTTAAACCAGTCAGCAATTATTAACTTTGGCTGAAATGGCTGAAACATAGTAAGATCTGTAGTGTAGTGTTTCAGCTGATGAGGTAAAAATCTGACTATTTTTGAGAGTAAGCATGGCCTCGCCTGAGACCCAACTTGAGCTTATAACTGTTCTTTTCATGGTCCTTAATACACATTGTCACATAGACCACCAAACATTTGGTTGCTTCTCATTTTTATTATGCTTCTCTTTTCTATTATCTTTTGGTTTTTTGAAAGATTCAATTGTATATATCATTTTATTGTATAAGCTGGTAAGTTGCAATTTGAAATAGTGGAAGCAGTAGCATGTCCAGATGAAACCCCCTACATCCACCAGGAACTATTCACCCACCTCTTGATGATTGGCCTAACTTTATCCAGACTTTTTGGAAGCATCCAACCCTTGGTGGATGAGTGTGGAGTTGTACATAGCTAACACAAAAGATCTGTAGGTTCTTTGAAGAAACCACATAACACCATGTGGGGCTTTACTCACCGAGGAATTTCTACTGAGTTGTGCACATCATGTTCTATCATCTGCAACCTTGACAAccatattattgatttttcttCTGCAACCCATGACTCATTCCAAGCAGGctgattttgttttgttttaatcaGTTGGAACATACATATTTCAAAGTCATGGTATCACTATATGATGCTACAATTGCAGGACGCTGTGACATCCAACGACGAGTGTGTCAGGGCCGGCAGTTGGCACGCCTTGGGgggacctcctcctccaccaccaccacgatGGCGTCAGGCGTACGGACGGCTGCAGCGGAGCAGGTACGGCGGCTCGTCCGCCCTTCCGTGGAAACACGGACAGGAGCAAGTGACGCGTCGGAGTCACGTGAGCCGAGATGCGTTCCGTCGTCGGCCTCCTCGGGCAAGCCCACCACCAACCTGTTGCTGCTCGCGATACGGCTACCTCGCGTGAAACCGACGGCGGCCGTGGGAGTAGGTGGCGTGTCGGCGTCACGTGATGGGCGCAACATGACTGCTACTACGTACGGTCGTAAGTGGATCTTACCTCCCACGTGCGAGGCAGATCTCTGATCCAGTATTTGGACTGCTGCATCTACCGAAAGGGAATGCGTCGATGAATGATGGTCCATATTAGAATGCGTATAATCCTAATCTCTGTATAATTCCAATGCAAGCAGACACATTTGATGCATAACTTGCAACGTGTTCTCTTACACGAATATTATTGTGCAACTTCAAGCCGTGGGGGAGGTATCACGGCTCCTATCGATATCAAGAACACAAGGTCGCCCAcgtgttttcttttcttgaagCGAGCAGGCCGGTGCTAGGTCGGGTGGGAACATCGTCTGCTAGATTGACTCGAAATAGAGTAAGAGGTTGGTTCTGACACGTTGGGCTCTTCCACGTTAGATTCCAACACACAGGTTAAAGTCGGAAGAGGGATTCTCAGCTTAACCCCTTTCAAGCTCAAGTCAATATGAGGAATTGAAGTGTTTTTAGTATTCGAGGTTCATATCCTAACGTTGGTCAGGGGAGATCGATCTATATATTTACGATTGAGAGTCAATCGTACACAATCCATTAATAACTGTCAAGGCTTCAGACAGATAGCCTGCACAGTTTCATGTCGTGCGATGACGTTTTATATGTTTTTGAGTGATTCTATACTATATGGCGTTGTCTCGTACGACTCCGAACAATAGAGTATGGTCCGTTATCTCACGAGGGTCCAAGGTGTTATCTCAACGTGCTTGTGTCACGTGAGGCTCCACGTCAATTTGGACGTGATTATGATTGAATATACCCTATCAAAAATGCCGATGCGACTTTGTCTAAAATAAGtaggtatcaaaataaatataataagacTGTACCTTGACCAAAACAATGATAAAGTTGGAAACCCTTGAAATGAAAGGTGGTGTGACAGAGACCAGCACGTCAAGCCAGTGAAAGCTTCTCTCCGACGTGAACATGTCATTGCTATGTTCTAACCTTTTCGGTGCTTTGTTCAATGCGGAAGGCTTTTGCACCAGATACATGATTACCGACGAAGGCTATCACAGTGTCTAGCTAGAAAATGGTCCGCCTAAAGTGTCTTTACATTGGATAGAGCACAACAGTCACCCcactaaattatatataatatatatacctatatatgatGATGATAACGAAGAACAAACCTCAGAATGATAGTTAATCTTACATGAAAAGGACATGGATTTTGTGCACGCGAATCGTATGTGACAGCAACGGTGAGTACTCCTCTATTTATGGGCAAACCGAAGAACACAACAGCAGCAGCGAgccgaaggagaagaagagggaggaagaaaGATGTGCTTGGTGTTCGGGTgcggggaggaggagaaggcgcTGGGGACCCACAAGGCGCCGGGGAACTGCCCCTACTGCGGCGGTGTCGTGATGGCGACGGACGTGGAGAAGTCGCTGCGGCTTTGCTGCCTTCCCGTGTGCCTCAAGACCACGACGAAGTACTCCTGCACCCACTGTTCCCGGCGCCTCGTCACCTATCCTTGATGGATTATAGCTCCACTCTGGTCTCAAGATCCCATCTTTCATGTAAAAATCGTAACTTCAGCACTTGGCGTTCCCTAAAATCTCACCTTGTAACTCGATCTTTGACTCGGCTCTCAAAGCTATTTCGGCTTTCCTCTGTGTGTGTCAGTGGAATGGGGAGTCTGTTTCGatgttcttctttctctttggGTGAGAACGCAATATCTTAACTCTCATGGTGCTTACAACATCTGCCTGCAGTTGATCTTTAACGCTCAAGGTTGCTGCTATGTTAATCCTTGGAACTAAAGCTGTGTGTCGTCATCTACAGCCAGATTGTTAAATGACCTCAAGAACACATTGATGTTGGACCATTGAGATTAAAGCTAAGAACACAAAACTCAGTCCACTGTCctattactctttttttttttccatgagtAAATGTAAGGTTATGTAAGATTAGATGATCATTTTGGGAGCTGCAATGCAAGTGCATATGAAATAAAATATGTGGGCATCACACATGAAATTGCATATCACTACATTACGATCGACAGCAACCAAAGTCACCACAGTATAACAGCAGTATACATCATTGGACGGTGTGATAGCAATGGCTACTTATGTTCCAATGGTATTGCTGAAGTCCGTGCaggagaaaaaaattataaaagagaaAAGCTATAAGAACCCCTCGGTGGATGACAGCTTTTGTGCACGGTCTTATCTCTTCCACCAAACGTATTGCGATGTACGCGATACAGTACCGCGATATCTTCCTCGGGTGACGTCATTTTCCTTCTTCGTTTTGGATCAGTAGTCCCCATCTGTTCTATGTTATGCGTGATGTGCTCGTGCCACTGTGATGAGAGAGGCGAAGATGAAACCAAAGAAGAGAACCCGAACGCACTTATCATCGAGATCGATTGATCGAAAGGAGTGCACGTCCGTAGAACAAAACCTGATACGTACAACGCCATGCATCCAATCAAACTGGATCGATCCCAAATCGAGATGAGATGATTCAAACGATAGAAGGTATCACACTGGGGATGTCCCTCGATTAGGCCACAGAATCGAGGAGCAGGGTCGAAGATGGTGTGAGCTTTACAACCGTTGGATTCGAGTGGTTTTGGACTGACATTATTtaactatatatctgatcaatatTTTGTTTTAATTATAGTATGATTTcttatgatattattttaatgagaataattattttaattatcatCTTAGATTAATCTATAGTCTTCtcttaaatgataaaaaaaaagtataacataaatatatatatattttaaatctatGTTGTTATGTCTTTCGGATTTGATGATGGTATAGTTATAGAtcagataaagatttttttggATAATATTGAAATATATGTATTGTAAATTTGATTTATCATTGTTTACTTTTAGTTTCTaacattaaatttttatataataataacataATCATGATTTGTATACTTAAAGGAGAGATTAAGATATGAGATATTATAAAGATTAATTTGATTTATAACAAAATAGTATTTGAACTTAAAtagaagaattttaaaaattatctgTATGATGTTGATAAAATGAAACACGAATGAAGGAAAGATTGATATAAAGAATGAATGTAATGATCATTAATATTTGATtcacttattttttaaaatattaatattaatattatttatattattttttttataattataattattttaattcatatgatgatatttatttgttgttgagtttataaaatttataaatgtaAGAGGCACGTGTGTTGTAAAGCGTAACCCAATAATGGCTCATAAATGCTAAGACTCGAGCTTGATGGACTAATCGATCTATCAATTACGTTTGACTCAAaccataaattaaaatatttaaattaaaattaataataatatatttattagacctttataagtcaattttagtTTTACTCACTTTCGATGTAGGACTAATTTTTAAGTTCCAATCCATAttctaatttttaagaaaatgatGATCGTGTTGTGATATAAGGATTGTGCTATTCTTATTATTCTTCTTCGTGAAGGCAATGATGATAACGGTGATGTGTCGGAGAGGGATAGAAGAATTTAAAAAAGTAAAAGAACTCATCGAAAAGTCAAGTAAGATTTAATATGGTTTAATAAATCTCGTTTATATTCACGtagataaattaaaattttcaccaTATGACATCAATCAATCACTTTTTATATCCTCTCACATACAAaaacaatatttatattttttttctttatttttttttaaattatagagTATCTTCTTTAGATACTAATGTTGGATGCATTTATTGAAGACCTCACAAATCGTTTCAGTTTGAAGAGGAATAGCAGTTAAAGACACCAATCGAACAATTGATGGCATTAGATCGAACACCTGGTGGCATTATTTTTACTGCTTTACTGCTTACTTGCAGAGCTTTAGCTTCTTAAAGAAAGAGGCAACCTGAGACTTTGGATAGGGCCTGGTTGCAAGGCATGTGGGGAAGTCCTCCGGCTGCTCCACCCACAGCTTATGATCGATCCCTCCCGTCTTGAGCTTGTCCGACAGGTTCCTCAACTGCGTTTCACCCTTCACCTCCAGTGTCACCTAATAAAGCAAACATAAGACCCggaaattaaaaaaaacaaaaaaaggctaACAGAGGCATTTGATCGAACAGACCTTGTGCATGGAGTCGAGGTTGTGGTCGGAGCAGTAGGCGAGGACGTCGGGGTGGTGGCGGTAGTTCCAGACGGCGGCCACCGAGGCATGGCAGCCCTGGGTGACGACGCTCCCGAGCGGCCAACTGTCGATCAGGTCGCGCCGGAGGACCACGTACTGCACGACGACGTCGGCCCCAGGTGGATTGTCTCCGCCGCTTCCCGGTGGGGAAGGCGCGGGGACTCCGGCGGTGACCGCCGCTGCGTCGGCGGAGGCGCTCATGTTCCTCCTCCTCGGAGGAGGAGTGTGTCGGAGGGTCCGCTTCCGAACTGTGGGAACGCGGCGAGAGCAGGAGCGCGGGAGGAGGGCTCGAAGGCGGACGCTCGACGATGCGAGCAGCGTTTCCATCTTGGCGCCGCTAATAAGGAACTGGCACGTGGCACCTTTGGAATCTTTATTTCCTTCTGGTCCGTGGCGGATCGTAGGTAGACCATGTGGGCCCCGTGCTGCCTGACGCCCAATTCATGGCGATGGCTCGTGAACATTAACGACTTAATTGGGCCACCTAATGGATTGGGCCCTCAGCTAAATTGCACGTACGAAGGACTCCCCTCGTCCTAATGGAAGTGCTTCCATTGATGTCTGTGATCACTCTTCCACTGTTTCGACGATATGGTGGCTGACGTCCCAACAAATCAAAAAAGGAGAACAGCTAGAAGACATACGAGCTGAACAATGAAGCAATGTCAATTCCAAATATCACACTTAAAAAAAAGTTCTTCAGGGATTATCTTATAATATATGTGACCCCTACTGTCTCAAGCTATTAGGAGGGTTGCTTTATCTCTTTTCCTTGCATTTTTTTGGTACCAGGTTCTCTCTTGCTGCAATTTCTCTCTCCCTTGGAAGTAGTGAGAGCTTTTTTGTTTAGTGGGAGCAGGAATCAGAATTAGGTAAGGGATATATGTTATCTTGTACGTTACCTATTAGCCATAAAGAACTGCATTTGTGTGTTTCCTTTCATCGAGACATGCTTAACCGAAGCAATGGCTACGGTAGTCGACAACTGGTTCCATCCACCTACACATGGCCATCGTTTATATTTGGATTTGGGGTATTGTGATCACCGTCACAGTCTCCGTGGCCATACAATAGTTCATATTTTGTGTAGCAACAAAGTGCCATTACATATAAATCTTGCAGGGTTTCGATACTTGTTTGGTGCGCCAAAGTTCCGTCATATACTTTTTTGGTACCTATCAGGATATGTGGCACTAAACACAAGACAAAGGTCATCCGAATGGAAGAAATATATGGACGCACACTAACCTCGTCTTCTTGGACTTGGTTTTTTTGTGTATATTGGTGTAAACTGAGGTGACTACTATATCATAAGGAACAAACGTGTTGATACTAGCTATCATTAATCGTGTAGAAGAAAGGTTGGGTACATTTTTAATGGTAGCTGCTGAGGGTGGTGTAGACAAGACAACCACCACAACTATCACCATCACCGGGGAGGATCATTAGGAGGCATCCTATGCTGATATTTTGGTCAGGACGGGAATACCCAACCTGTTCCACCAGTGTTTTTGGATGTACCTATGTGTTTTTTGTTGAGCCAACATGTTCCGTGGAAGCTTGACACTCagtaaaagaagagaaagaaagaaagaaatcagcTTTTGCTAGTAAGGTTTGGATGAAAAATGGAGAGGAAAGGGTGGTAACATGGCTCATCCCATGCAATTATTTTTGTCACTTAATTACTATGATGACTGAAGGCTTCAAACTCTCACGAAGAAAGAATCAAAAGTGACCAAATAAATGCCAATTAGAGGTACTAATAAAAGGAATCTACTAGTGTTGGAAGGTGTAAGAGAGTCACTGGAAATGATAAGGTACGGATCACCTAACCACTACTGCTCATCCCCAGCCACCATGCCTCTTGCTTCCATGAGATTCCATCCTCTGCCCAGTCTTATCTTTAATCCAAAGAGCTAAGTGATGTTTAAGCGGATATGGGGATAAATGTCTTCCTACTGCAACGCCTAGTAATTATAAGTAGAATAGTGTTTACGCTTCCTCCTCACTGTTCTGTGCATGCCATGTGCGAAATGACGTTGAGCATGTGGCGGGCTTCCCTTTAATCCATCCTCTGAGATCTACCAAAGTAATGCCTGCCATTAGCTATAAACAAAAGAGAGGTGTCTGTAAACATTGCGAGGGAATCATTTGAGTCGATCCTTCTCATCCAAGGAAGCCGGGTGAAATCCCAtcatctttttttctcacatctcGGGAGATTCCAAAGTACAATTCACGACTTTCCAGTCGTCAAAAGTTCATTTCTTTTGCTCTCGTAGGCCTCTTGTAGAAAGAGACACTAGCTTCTTATTATTGTGCTTCTTTTCGAGATATCAGATTAGCTGGGAATCACACAAATGACAAACCAGAATCGATCCGTATTCTCTCTCGGATAGgacttcattcattcattcattactGAAACGGAGAGATGATGCAGCGCCACTTACCGGTTGCTACCAACTACCATTCCTCGGCGATGGCTTGTTGCAGCAACCTCTCGTTCTCGAACAGCATGCAAGTGATGATCTTGTGGTAGCCCTAACAGTACACAACACACGCCTTCCACGTTTTCTTCTCCCGGAAGGAAGGAGTATAGAGATTTCTTTCGGAGGGTAACAACAAAATAAGGTCATTTGTTTACGTGTATAGTTGAATCTTAGAACATGGAGAAGAAGAGCTTTCCAAGCAACATTTATCTTGCTGCAGCAGAGCTAGCAGGGCATTTCATGCATGCAGTGGAAGATGGTACTGAGCCTAAATTAATTCTTCATCAAGTGGTTCTAGGATCACTCGAAGATTTTGTGCTTTCTCAAGCAACCACTGGAGTTTTTATGTCAGCGCAGTGGAGGAAAGCCATGTCCAAAGTCAATAATGGAGTGTCGGATGCTTGATGAAGAAGGCTGCCACCCTTTTGGACATCACATGCAACTTTCGTATTCTATTCTGGTCTCCCACTTCTCCCCTCGAGCTCCTCTTCGATTCAACCTTCTCTCCACGAGGCGACAGCGTGTCAATTCAAAAAACACCTCCTGATTTTGAACGTGTTATTATTCTTTTTCAagtattaaaaaatattcatattttgacccttttttttaatttttgtttcaaatAATACtcttaatttgaaaaatatttaaaatatctttttttaaaaatttattagtttttatattgatttttaattattacagtgtttttattttattcatttacaGTGTGTTTTAATAGTATTTATAGTGTTTTATTGGTATCATACCATACCTCTTTGATTGTCATTGTTTATAAATTATTGTAATGTAATATTTTTGACTTTTAATTAGTCTAATTAAGGTATAAAGGTTATTTAGatcatttatgattttttaaataaattttataatatttttattgtggtGATAAGAAAGAGCACTGTAAAaagtcaaaaaatattataatagatcAAAAGTCTATAGCGATGTAAAAAACTTTTAATGacagttttatattttttaaattaggaatgttatttaaaaaataaaataaaatgaagaaagataccaattaaaaattatcaaaatgtgtatattttattttattttaaattgcaTTTAATTACATTATGGACTTTTAAGGCTTTCAATGAGAGACAATTGACCAACCTCTACGGTGGAGATCGCCTGTCTCACATAGGGGAGGGGACACGGAGCTCTTTCTGTTGCAGAGCTGGTGGGTCCCGCGGCATTTGATGCCATGTAGCTTACCCACCGTGTTTCCCGTCTCGGATGGCACCTCTCGCTACGCgtctatcattattattattattattgttaaattAATAACGGAGAAGGGTGTGTCCCACAAGCCACGCAAAGGAAGGACACATCGGTGGGTCAACACGCAGGCAGGCACATGAAACAGCTCAGCCAAGAAAGGCTTcaaccctctcctcctcctttcggCTTCTTACGTTTTCCACACAGTACTTTTAGAAGCTCTCGTCTCCTTCCCCACGCCTCCATTCCTCGCAATCATttgcctttctctctctctctctctctctcgctgcccCTCCTTCCCTTCGCTCGCTTCAATGACTATTTAACTCCTTTGCACCATCTCACCATATAATTCTGTTCTCTCCTTTGTACCTCTACCATCATCTCATGTGCCTCCACGCCTGCTCCTCATCTTCTCCTTAGCCCCCTTGGTGGCTTACTTCTTCATCGTCGACATCGAACTA
Proteins encoded:
- the LOC135616163 gene encoding uncharacterized protein LOC135616163; this encodes METLLASSSVRLRALLPRSCSRRVPTVRKRTLRHTPPPRRRNMSASADAAAVTAGVPAPSPPGSGGDNPPGADVVVQYVVLRRDLIDSWPLGSVVTQGCHASVAAVWNYRHHPDVLAYCSDHNLDSMHKVTLEVKGETQLRNLSDKLKTGGIDHKLWVEQPEDFPTCLATRPYPKSQVASFFKKLKLCK